The Echeneis naucrates chromosome 10, fEcheNa1.1, whole genome shotgun sequence genome has a window encoding:
- the hspa4b gene encoding heat shock 70 kDa protein 4b isoform X2, with amino-acid sequence MSVVGFDVGFMNCYVAVARAGGIETVANEYSDRSTPCVFSIYRACVSFGPRNRSIGAAAKSQVVTNCKNTVQGFKRFHGRAFSDPYVQCLKNSLVYDIAQMPTGTTGIKVMYMEEEKVFSIEQVTAMLLTKLKETAENALKKPVADCVISVPCYYTDAERRSVVDAAQIAGLNCLRLMNETTAVALAYGIYKQDLPAPEEKARNVVFVDLGHSGYQTSVCAFNKGKLKVLATACDPELGGKDFDGVLVKHFCEEFSKKYKLDVKSKPRALVRLYQECEKLKKLMSANSSDLPLNIECFMNDIDVSGKLNRGHFEEMCADILARVEPPLQSLLELAKLKKEDIYAVEIVGGASRIPAVKERISKFFGKELSTTLNADEAVARGCALQCAILSPAFKVREFSITDIVPYPISLKWHSAAEEGVSDCEVFHKNHAAPFSKVLTFYRKEPFSLEAYYNSPNELPYPDPTIGQFMIQKVVPQASGESSKVKVKVRVNIHGIFSVSSASLVEVQKSDETEEPMETEQATAKDGEHKMQTDQDELPGQGDGQQETEEKTTTQEGKSEKKSDQPPQAKKPKVKTKVLELPIENSPQWQLADDMLNLFVENEGKMIMQDKLEKERNDAKNNVEEYVYDMRDKLHGMLEKFVSESDRDALSLKLEDTENWLYEDGEDQPKQVYIDKLAELKKLGQPIQERYTEAEERPKAFEELGKQIQQYMKFVEAFKMKEEQYDHLDEADVSKVDKLASDAMIWMNSAMNQQSKQSLTVDPSVKVKDIQAKTRELFSACNPIVTKPKPKVELPKEDTPADQNGPVNGQEKPQEEASPDKGTAENTGNPTSETTEKKPDMDLD; translated from the exons atgTCAGTTGTCGGATTTGATGTCGGGTTCATGAACTGCTATGTGGCGGTAGCCAGAGCCGGAGGGATTGAGACAGTCGCCAATGAATACAGCGACCGGAGCACACCGTG tgtgttttctatttatagAGCATGTGTTTCCTTTGGACCCCGGAACCGCTCTATTGGTGCAGCTGCAAAAAGCCAG GTTGTCACAAACTGCAAGAACACAGTCCAAGGTTTCAAGAGATTTCATGGCAGGGCGTTTTCAGATCCTTATGTGCAGTGCCTCAAAAACAGTCTGGTCTATGATATTGCACAGATGCCCACTGGAACAACTGGCATTAAG GTAATGtacatggaggaggagaaggtgttCAGCATTGAACAAGTTACTGCGATGCTGCTGACCAAGCTGAAGGAGACAGCAGAGAACGCACTAAAGAAGCCTGTGGCTGACTGTGTTATCTCT GTTCCCTGCTACTACACGGATGCTGAGAGGAGATCAGTAGTAGATGCTGCTCAAATTGCTGGACTCAACTGCCTTAGGCTTATGAATGAAACAACTGCAG TTGCATTAGCATATGGGATCTATAAACAGGATCTCCCTGCTCCCGAGGAGAAGGCCAGAAATGTGGTGTTTGTGGACCTGGGTCATTCTGGATACCAGACATCAGTGTGTGCCTTTAACAAAGGCAAACTCAAG GTCCTTGCTACAGCCTGTGACCCAGAGTTGGGAGGCAAGGACTTTGATGGAGTACTGGTCAAGCATTTCTGTGAGGAATTTAGCAAGAAATACAAGCTTGATGTCAAGTCAAAGCCAAGGGCTCTGGTCAGGCTCTACCAGGAgtgtgaaaaactgaaaaaactcaTGAGTGCCAACTCCTCAGACCTGCCACTCAACATCGAGTGCTTCATGAATGACATTGATGTCTCTGGAAAACTGAACAG GGGTCACTTTGAAGAAATGTGTGCTGATATTCTGGCCAGAGTAGAGCCTCCACTGCAGAGTCTGCTGGAACTTGCCA AACTTAAAAAAGAAGACATCTATGCAGTTGAGATAGTTGGTGGCGCTTCCAGGATCCCTGCTGTCAAAGAGAGAATCAGCAAATTCTTCGGGAAAGAATTAAGCACAACACTAAATGCTGACGAAGCTGTTGCCAGAGGATGTGCCCTGCAG TGTGCAATCCTGTCACCTGCCTTCAAGGTGCGTGAATTCTCCATCACAGACATTGTCCCCTATCCCATCTCCTTGAAGTGGcattctgctgcagaggaaggtGTTAG TGATTGTGAGGTGTTTCACAAGAACCATGCAGcccctttctccaaagtgtTGACCTTTTACCGGAAAGAGCCTTTCTCTTTGGAGGCTTACTACAACAGTCCCAATGAGCTGCCCTACCCTGATCCCACTATTG GTCAGTTTATGATCCAGAAGGTTGTCCCACAAGCATCAGGGGAGAGTTCTAAGGTGAAAGTTAAGGTGCGGGTGAACATCCATGGTATCTTCAGTGTGTCTAGTGCTTCTCTTGTTGAAGTTCAGAAGTCCGATGAAACAGAGGAACCTATGGAAACAGAACAGGCCACTGCGAAAGATGGAGAG CACAAGATGCAGACTGATCAGGATGAGCTTCCAGGACAGGGAGATGGTCAGCAAGAAACCGAAGAGAAG ACTACCACACAGGAGGGTAAAAGCGAGAAGAAGTCTGACCAGCCCCCACAAGCCAAAAAGcccaaagtgaaaacaaaagtgcTGGAGCTTCCAATTGAAAACAGTCCACAGTGGCAGCTAGCAGATGACATGCTCAAtctttttgttgaaaatgaG GGTAAAATGATCATGCAGGACAAACtagagaaggaaagaaatgacGCTAAGAATAACGTAGAGGAGTATGTGTACGACATGAGGGACAAACTACATGGAATGCTGGAAAAGTTTGTCAGTGAATCT GACCGAGATGCTCTGTCATTAAAACTGGAAGACACTGAAAATTGGCTTTATGAAGATGGAGAGGACCAACCTAAACAGGTGTACATTGACAAACTGGCAGAGTTAAAG AAACTTGGCCAGCCCATCCAAGAGAGGTATACAGAGGCTGAAGAGAGACCTAAAGCTTTTGAGGAACTGGGGAAACAGATCCAGCAGTACATGAAATTTGTCgaagcatttaaaatgaag GAGGAGCAGTATGACCATTTGGATGAGGCAGATGTCTCCAAAGTTGACAAACTGGCCAGTGATGCAATGATCTGGATGAACAGTGCCATGAACCAGCAGAGCAAACAGAGCTTGACGGTGGATCCCTCTGTTAAAGTTAAAGACATTCAAGCAAAAACAAGG GAGCTGTTTTCTGCTTGTAACCCAATTGTGACCAAGCCCAAACCCAAGGTAGAGCTTCCCAAGGAGGACACACCTGCAGACCAGAACGGGCCTGTCAACGGTCAGGAGAAGCCCCAGGAAGAGGCGAGTCCAGACAAGGGAACGGCCGAGAACACAGGCAACCCCACctcagaaacaacagaaaagaagcCTGACATGGACCTCGATTAA
- the hspa4b gene encoding heat shock 70 kDa protein 4b isoform X3, whose translation MSVVGFDVGFMNCYVAVARAGGIETVANEYSDRSTPACVSFGPRNRSIGAAAKSQVVTNCKNTVQGFKRFHGRAFSDPYVQCLKNSLVYDIAQMPTGTTGIKVMYMEEEKVFSIEQVTAMLLTKLKETAENALKKPVADCVISVPCYYTDAERRSVVDAAQIAGLNCLRLMNETTAVALAYGIYKQDLPAPEEKARNVVFVDLGHSGYQTSVCAFNKGKLKVLATACDPELGGKDFDGVLVKHFCEEFSKKYKLDVKSKPRALVRLYQECEKLKKLMSANSSDLPLNIECFMNDIDVSGKLNRGHFEEMCADILARVEPPLQSLLELAKLKKEDIYAVEIVGGASRIPAVKERISKFFGKELSTTLNADEAVARGCALQCAILSPAFKVREFSITDIVPYPISLKWHSAAEEGVSDCEVFHKNHAAPFSKVLTFYRKEPFSLEAYYNSPNELPYPDPTIGQFMIQKVVPQASGESSKVKVKVRVNIHGIFSVSSASLVEVQKSDETEEPMETEQATAKDGEHKMQTDQDELPGQGDGQQETEEKTTTQEGKSEKKSDQPPQAKKPKVKTKVLELPIENSPQWQLADDMLNLFVENEGKMIMQDKLEKERNDAKNNVEEYVYDMRDKLHGMLEKFVSESDRDALSLKLEDTENWLYEDGEDQPKQVYIDKLAELKKLGQPIQERYTEAEERPKAFEELGKQIQQYMKFVEAFKMKEEQYDHLDEADVSKVDKLASDAMIWMNSAMNQQSKQSLTVDPSVKVKDIQAKTRELFSACNPIVTKPKPKVELPKEDTPADQNGPVNGQEKPQEEASPDKGTAENTGNPTSETTEKKPDMDLD comes from the exons atgTCAGTTGTCGGATTTGATGTCGGGTTCATGAACTGCTATGTGGCGGTAGCCAGAGCCGGAGGGATTGAGACAGTCGCCAATGAATACAGCGACCGGAGCACACC AGCATGTGTTTCCTTTGGACCCCGGAACCGCTCTATTGGTGCAGCTGCAAAAAGCCAG GTTGTCACAAACTGCAAGAACACAGTCCAAGGTTTCAAGAGATTTCATGGCAGGGCGTTTTCAGATCCTTATGTGCAGTGCCTCAAAAACAGTCTGGTCTATGATATTGCACAGATGCCCACTGGAACAACTGGCATTAAG GTAATGtacatggaggaggagaaggtgttCAGCATTGAACAAGTTACTGCGATGCTGCTGACCAAGCTGAAGGAGACAGCAGAGAACGCACTAAAGAAGCCTGTGGCTGACTGTGTTATCTCT GTTCCCTGCTACTACACGGATGCTGAGAGGAGATCAGTAGTAGATGCTGCTCAAATTGCTGGACTCAACTGCCTTAGGCTTATGAATGAAACAACTGCAG TTGCATTAGCATATGGGATCTATAAACAGGATCTCCCTGCTCCCGAGGAGAAGGCCAGAAATGTGGTGTTTGTGGACCTGGGTCATTCTGGATACCAGACATCAGTGTGTGCCTTTAACAAAGGCAAACTCAAG GTCCTTGCTACAGCCTGTGACCCAGAGTTGGGAGGCAAGGACTTTGATGGAGTACTGGTCAAGCATTTCTGTGAGGAATTTAGCAAGAAATACAAGCTTGATGTCAAGTCAAAGCCAAGGGCTCTGGTCAGGCTCTACCAGGAgtgtgaaaaactgaaaaaactcaTGAGTGCCAACTCCTCAGACCTGCCACTCAACATCGAGTGCTTCATGAATGACATTGATGTCTCTGGAAAACTGAACAG GGGTCACTTTGAAGAAATGTGTGCTGATATTCTGGCCAGAGTAGAGCCTCCACTGCAGAGTCTGCTGGAACTTGCCA AACTTAAAAAAGAAGACATCTATGCAGTTGAGATAGTTGGTGGCGCTTCCAGGATCCCTGCTGTCAAAGAGAGAATCAGCAAATTCTTCGGGAAAGAATTAAGCACAACACTAAATGCTGACGAAGCTGTTGCCAGAGGATGTGCCCTGCAG TGTGCAATCCTGTCACCTGCCTTCAAGGTGCGTGAATTCTCCATCACAGACATTGTCCCCTATCCCATCTCCTTGAAGTGGcattctgctgcagaggaaggtGTTAG TGATTGTGAGGTGTTTCACAAGAACCATGCAGcccctttctccaaagtgtTGACCTTTTACCGGAAAGAGCCTTTCTCTTTGGAGGCTTACTACAACAGTCCCAATGAGCTGCCCTACCCTGATCCCACTATTG GTCAGTTTATGATCCAGAAGGTTGTCCCACAAGCATCAGGGGAGAGTTCTAAGGTGAAAGTTAAGGTGCGGGTGAACATCCATGGTATCTTCAGTGTGTCTAGTGCTTCTCTTGTTGAAGTTCAGAAGTCCGATGAAACAGAGGAACCTATGGAAACAGAACAGGCCACTGCGAAAGATGGAGAG CACAAGATGCAGACTGATCAGGATGAGCTTCCAGGACAGGGAGATGGTCAGCAAGAAACCGAAGAGAAG ACTACCACACAGGAGGGTAAAAGCGAGAAGAAGTCTGACCAGCCCCCACAAGCCAAAAAGcccaaagtgaaaacaaaagtgcTGGAGCTTCCAATTGAAAACAGTCCACAGTGGCAGCTAGCAGATGACATGCTCAAtctttttgttgaaaatgaG GGTAAAATGATCATGCAGGACAAACtagagaaggaaagaaatgacGCTAAGAATAACGTAGAGGAGTATGTGTACGACATGAGGGACAAACTACATGGAATGCTGGAAAAGTTTGTCAGTGAATCT GACCGAGATGCTCTGTCATTAAAACTGGAAGACACTGAAAATTGGCTTTATGAAGATGGAGAGGACCAACCTAAACAGGTGTACATTGACAAACTGGCAGAGTTAAAG AAACTTGGCCAGCCCATCCAAGAGAGGTATACAGAGGCTGAAGAGAGACCTAAAGCTTTTGAGGAACTGGGGAAACAGATCCAGCAGTACATGAAATTTGTCgaagcatttaaaatgaag GAGGAGCAGTATGACCATTTGGATGAGGCAGATGTCTCCAAAGTTGACAAACTGGCCAGTGATGCAATGATCTGGATGAACAGTGCCATGAACCAGCAGAGCAAACAGAGCTTGACGGTGGATCCCTCTGTTAAAGTTAAAGACATTCAAGCAAAAACAAGG GAGCTGTTTTCTGCTTGTAACCCAATTGTGACCAAGCCCAAACCCAAGGTAGAGCTTCCCAAGGAGGACACACCTGCAGACCAGAACGGGCCTGTCAACGGTCAGGAGAAGCCCCAGGAAGAGGCGAGTCCAGACAAGGGAACGGCCGAGAACACAGGCAACCCCACctcagaaacaacagaaaagaagcCTGACATGGACCTCGATTAA
- the hspa4b gene encoding heat shock 70 kDa protein 4b isoform X1, with protein sequence MSVVGFDVGFMNCYVAVARAGGIETVANEYSDRSTPACVSFGPRNRSIGAAAKSQVVTNCKNTVQGFKRFHGRAFSDPYVQCLKNSLVYDIAQMPTGTTGIKVMYMEEEKVFSIEQVTAMLLTKLKETAENALKKPVADCVISVPCYYTDAERRSVVDAAQIAGLNCLRLMNETTAVALAYGIYKQDLPAPEEKARNVVFVDLGHSGYQTSVCAFNKGKLKVLATACDPELGGKDFDGVLVKHFCEEFSKKYKLDVKSKPRALVRLYQECEKLKKLMSANSSDLPLNIECFMNDIDVSGKLNRGHFEEMCADILARVEPPLQSLLELAKLKKEDIYAVEIVGGASRIPAVKERISKFFGKELSTTLNADEAVARGCALQCAILSPAFKVREFSITDIVPYPISLKWHSAAEEGVSDCEVFHKNHAAPFSKVLTFYRKEPFSLEAYYNSPNELPYPDPTIGQFMIQKVVPQASGESSKVKVKVRVNIHGIFSVSSASLVEVQKSDETEEPMETEQATAKDGEHKMQTDQDELPGQGDGQQETEEKVPRENEEMETTTQEGKSEKKSDQPPQAKKPKVKTKVLELPIENSPQWQLADDMLNLFVENEGKMIMQDKLEKERNDAKNNVEEYVYDMRDKLHGMLEKFVSESDRDALSLKLEDTENWLYEDGEDQPKQVYIDKLAELKKLGQPIQERYTEAEERPKAFEELGKQIQQYMKFVEAFKMKEEQYDHLDEADVSKVDKLASDAMIWMNSAMNQQSKQSLTVDPSVKVKDIQAKTRELFSACNPIVTKPKPKVELPKEDTPADQNGPVNGQEKPQEEASPDKGTAENTGNPTSETTEKKPDMDLD encoded by the exons atgTCAGTTGTCGGATTTGATGTCGGGTTCATGAACTGCTATGTGGCGGTAGCCAGAGCCGGAGGGATTGAGACAGTCGCCAATGAATACAGCGACCGGAGCACACC AGCATGTGTTTCCTTTGGACCCCGGAACCGCTCTATTGGTGCAGCTGCAAAAAGCCAG GTTGTCACAAACTGCAAGAACACAGTCCAAGGTTTCAAGAGATTTCATGGCAGGGCGTTTTCAGATCCTTATGTGCAGTGCCTCAAAAACAGTCTGGTCTATGATATTGCACAGATGCCCACTGGAACAACTGGCATTAAG GTAATGtacatggaggaggagaaggtgttCAGCATTGAACAAGTTACTGCGATGCTGCTGACCAAGCTGAAGGAGACAGCAGAGAACGCACTAAAGAAGCCTGTGGCTGACTGTGTTATCTCT GTTCCCTGCTACTACACGGATGCTGAGAGGAGATCAGTAGTAGATGCTGCTCAAATTGCTGGACTCAACTGCCTTAGGCTTATGAATGAAACAACTGCAG TTGCATTAGCATATGGGATCTATAAACAGGATCTCCCTGCTCCCGAGGAGAAGGCCAGAAATGTGGTGTTTGTGGACCTGGGTCATTCTGGATACCAGACATCAGTGTGTGCCTTTAACAAAGGCAAACTCAAG GTCCTTGCTACAGCCTGTGACCCAGAGTTGGGAGGCAAGGACTTTGATGGAGTACTGGTCAAGCATTTCTGTGAGGAATTTAGCAAGAAATACAAGCTTGATGTCAAGTCAAAGCCAAGGGCTCTGGTCAGGCTCTACCAGGAgtgtgaaaaactgaaaaaactcaTGAGTGCCAACTCCTCAGACCTGCCACTCAACATCGAGTGCTTCATGAATGACATTGATGTCTCTGGAAAACTGAACAG GGGTCACTTTGAAGAAATGTGTGCTGATATTCTGGCCAGAGTAGAGCCTCCACTGCAGAGTCTGCTGGAACTTGCCA AACTTAAAAAAGAAGACATCTATGCAGTTGAGATAGTTGGTGGCGCTTCCAGGATCCCTGCTGTCAAAGAGAGAATCAGCAAATTCTTCGGGAAAGAATTAAGCACAACACTAAATGCTGACGAAGCTGTTGCCAGAGGATGTGCCCTGCAG TGTGCAATCCTGTCACCTGCCTTCAAGGTGCGTGAATTCTCCATCACAGACATTGTCCCCTATCCCATCTCCTTGAAGTGGcattctgctgcagaggaaggtGTTAG TGATTGTGAGGTGTTTCACAAGAACCATGCAGcccctttctccaaagtgtTGACCTTTTACCGGAAAGAGCCTTTCTCTTTGGAGGCTTACTACAACAGTCCCAATGAGCTGCCCTACCCTGATCCCACTATTG GTCAGTTTATGATCCAGAAGGTTGTCCCACAAGCATCAGGGGAGAGTTCTAAGGTGAAAGTTAAGGTGCGGGTGAACATCCATGGTATCTTCAGTGTGTCTAGTGCTTCTCTTGTTGAAGTTCAGAAGTCCGATGAAACAGAGGAACCTATGGAAACAGAACAGGCCACTGCGAAAGATGGAGAG CACAAGATGCAGACTGATCAGGATGAGCTTCCAGGACAGGGAGATGGTCAGCAAGAAACCGAAGAGAAGGTGCCACGAGAAAATGAAGAGATGGAG ACTACCACACAGGAGGGTAAAAGCGAGAAGAAGTCTGACCAGCCCCCACAAGCCAAAAAGcccaaagtgaaaacaaaagtgcTGGAGCTTCCAATTGAAAACAGTCCACAGTGGCAGCTAGCAGATGACATGCTCAAtctttttgttgaaaatgaG GGTAAAATGATCATGCAGGACAAACtagagaaggaaagaaatgacGCTAAGAATAACGTAGAGGAGTATGTGTACGACATGAGGGACAAACTACATGGAATGCTGGAAAAGTTTGTCAGTGAATCT GACCGAGATGCTCTGTCATTAAAACTGGAAGACACTGAAAATTGGCTTTATGAAGATGGAGAGGACCAACCTAAACAGGTGTACATTGACAAACTGGCAGAGTTAAAG AAACTTGGCCAGCCCATCCAAGAGAGGTATACAGAGGCTGAAGAGAGACCTAAAGCTTTTGAGGAACTGGGGAAACAGATCCAGCAGTACATGAAATTTGTCgaagcatttaaaatgaag GAGGAGCAGTATGACCATTTGGATGAGGCAGATGTCTCCAAAGTTGACAAACTGGCCAGTGATGCAATGATCTGGATGAACAGTGCCATGAACCAGCAGAGCAAACAGAGCTTGACGGTGGATCCCTCTGTTAAAGTTAAAGACATTCAAGCAAAAACAAGG GAGCTGTTTTCTGCTTGTAACCCAATTGTGACCAAGCCCAAACCCAAGGTAGAGCTTCCCAAGGAGGACACACCTGCAGACCAGAACGGGCCTGTCAACGGTCAGGAGAAGCCCCAGGAAGAGGCGAGTCCAGACAAGGGAACGGCCGAGAACACAGGCAACCCCACctcagaaacaacagaaaagaagcCTGACATGGACCTCGATTAA